The Candidatus Cloacimonadota bacterium genome contains the following window.
GGTCATCAAAATGTTTCCTGGATATCCAGTTTAAGCCGTAATGATTCAGGAAGGGGTTCAGTAGAAGTATTTTACGTGGATTCTGTTCAGAAAGGAAATAAAATCTATAAATAAACAGGAAATAATATTATATGAATGTAAACAATGGAATAATGCTGCCCAATTACGAAAATAGTATATTGAACCTTATTTCTTCAATATTGGAAAATTATGATGTTAAGCCTTTTCATCCAGTTCTAAAACAGAATTTGAATCTTTCAAAAAAACAGAATGTTATACTTTTTATTTTAGATGGTTTTGGCATGAATCTTTACAGTAAATTTGCTGAGAAAACTTTTTTAAAGGATCATTTTGTGGATAAACTTACATCTGTATTTCCACCCACCACAAGTGCTGCAATTTCCAGTATCACCAGCGGTCGTGCTCCAATTGAACACGGAGCGATCGGCTGGACTTTGTTCTTCAAAGAATTTGCCAAAAATATCGATTATCTACCCAACTGGGATTCTATTTCCACCAAAACTCAAAATTCTAATAAGTATAATGTTTATGACATGGTCGGAGCAGAGAGTATTTTTTCCATACTCCGCAAGAAACGGCCTGAACTGATGCTTTATCAAATTACCGAAAGTGGCTTACAGAGCAGTTTTAATGTGAATAAAGTTGCAGCAAATACAACGGTGATGAGCCCTCAAAATAGTGAAGATCGTTACGACTTGATCTACAATACGATAATTCAGCATCCAAACTTACAGAAATTTATTTATTCCTATTCATCCAGCCCCGATCATCTGGAACATCATCATGGTGTTTTTTCGCAGGAAGTGGAAGAATTTTTGAATAAAACATTCTTAGAACTGAAGATACTCTGTGAAAAATTAAAAGGAACCAGCACATCGATTTTGATAACCGCAGATCACGGACTTATCGATATCGATGAATATTTCTATTTAAATGAAGATGAAGAGCTATTCCAGAGCGTGATCTTGCCAGCTTTCCCCGAACCAAGGTTTTTAAGCTTCTTTGTAAAAAAACATCGGATGAATCAGTTTTTGAAAGCTGCAGAAAAATATGAAGATCATTTCTGGATATTATCTCGAGAAGAATTCCTTAATTCCAAACTTTTGGGAATGGGAATCGAACATGCCAAGATCGATGATTTTGTAGGAGATTATTTATTCATTGCCAAGTCTACCAAAGCTTTGCGTGGAATTTATCAACAAAATGGAAAGTGGGACAAAGAGTTTAAAGCTCATCATGCAGGCATTACGCCAGCAGAAATGCAAGTTCCACTTTTAAACATCGAACTTTGAGTTGAAATAAAAAAATTTGATTTTATGAAAAATGCAAAAACACAAATCGGTTATCTACAGGCGATCATTTCAGTAATAA
Protein-coding sequences here:
- a CDS encoding alkaline phosphatase family protein; the encoded protein is MNVNNGIMLPNYENSILNLISSILENYDVKPFHPVLKQNLNLSKKQNVILFILDGFGMNLYSKFAEKTFLKDHFVDKLTSVFPPTTSAAISSITSGRAPIEHGAIGWTLFFKEFAKNIDYLPNWDSISTKTQNSNKYNVYDMVGAESIFSILRKKRPELMLYQITESGLQSSFNVNKVAANTTVMSPQNSEDRYDLIYNTIIQHPNLQKFIYSYSSSPDHLEHHHGVFSQEVEEFLNKTFLELKILCEKLKGTSTSILITADHGLIDIDEYFYLNEDEELFQSVILPAFPEPRFLSFFVKKHRMNQFLKAAEKYEDHFWILSREEFLNSKLLGMGIEHAKIDDFVGDYLFIAKSTKALRGIYQQNGKWDKEFKAHHAGITPAEMQVPLLNIEL